A genome region from Hevea brasiliensis isolate MT/VB/25A 57/8 chromosome 9, ASM3005281v1, whole genome shotgun sequence includes the following:
- the LOC110661122 gene encoding uncharacterized protein LOC110661122 isoform X2: protein MPNWELKNCCKHDQVVFLVTIGVFSLVILALWRTVLMTPFKLITVFLHEANHAIACKLTCGQVEGIQVHANEGGVTQTRGGVYWLILPAGYLGSSFWGMALILASTNLITARIAAGCLAVALLVVLFVAKNWTLRGLCIGFIIFLAIIWILQEKTKLRILRYIILFIGVMNSLFSVYDIYDDLISRRVHSSDAEKFAELCPCPCNGVGWGIIW from the exons ATGCCAAATTGGGAACTGAAGAACTGCTGCAAGCACGACCAGGTTGTCTTCCTAGTCACCATCGGTGTCTTCTCCCTTGTTATTCTCGCG CTATGGAGGACTGTGTTAATGACACCTTTTAAGCTCATCACTGTATTTTTGCATGAAGCAAATCATGCAATTGCTTGTAAACTCACTTGTGGTCAG GTGGAAGGGATTCAGGTTCATGCAAATGAAGGTGGAGTGACGCAAACACGTGGTGGTGTATATTGGTTGATCTTGCCTGCTGGAT ATCTTGGTTCATCATTTTGGGGAATGGCTTTGATACTTGCATCCACAAATCTCATTACTGCAAGAATAGCTGCCGGTTGTCTTGCTGTAGCTTTGTTGGTTGTGCTTTTTGTTGCTAAAAAT TGGACACTTCGAGGTCTCTGTATTG GATTCATTATTTTCCTTGCTATTATTTGGATATTGCAAGAAAAAACAAAATTACGGATTCTTCGATACATCATTCTCTTCATTG GAGTGATGAACAGCTTGTTCTCAGTTTATG ATATTTATGATGATCTAATATCTCGAAGAGTCCACTCTAGCGATGCTGAGAAGTTTGCGGAACTTTGCCCCTGTCCTTGTAATGGTGTTGGTTGGGGAATTATCTGGTGA
- the LOC110661119 gene encoding uncharacterized protein LOC110661119 isoform X4 has protein sequence MEATMQLGAGLSTGCLSFQTVAMIAMPLACWGESDGPAGSFAGSLETHAGDIADFIQKKLKLPPVLLGHSFGGLIIQYFIANIRNKQLIASPEGVSYEIQTCFVTDIEHIFWSSPTKLELLEMKKLCPYPDLAGAVLVCCVPPSGNSGLVWRYLFSKPITALKVTRSLAAKAFQTDLSLCKETFFTSTMEDHLVMRYQELMRESSRMPLFDLRKLNASLPVPSVPKSSMEVLVVGASDDFIVDAEGLDETGRFYGVSPICVEGVAHDMMLDCSWEKGAKVILSWLNALSR, from the exons TTCAAACTGTGGCTATGATTGCTATGCCCTTAGCTTGTTGG GGTGAAAGCGATGGACCTGCTGGTTCTTTTGCTGGTTCTCTAGAG ACACATGCAGGTGACATTGCTGACTTCATCCAGAAAAAACTGAAGTTGCCACCAGTATTGCTTGGACATTCATTTGGGGGCCTAATTATTCAATACTTTATTGCAAATATTAGAAACAAACAACTTATAG CCTCTCCTGAAGGGGTCAGCTATGAGATTCAAACTTGCTTTGTTACAGATATTGAACATATTTTTTGGTCCTCACCAACAAAGCTTGAGCTTTTAGA AATGAAGAAGCTGTGCCCCTACCCTGATCTTGCTGGAGCTGTGCTTGTCTGTTGCGTACCTCCTTCGGGTAATAG TGGGTTAGTGTGGCGGTATCTCTTTTCCAAACCTATTACTGCTTTGAAG GTGACTCGCAGCTTGGCAGCTAAAGCTTTTCAAACGGATCTCTCACTTTGTAAGGAAACGTTTTTCACGTCAACAATGGAGGACCATCTGGTGATGCG TTACCAGGAATTAATGAGAGAAAGTTCAAGAATGCCATTGTTTGATCTACGGAAGCTAAATGCATCACTTCCGGTTCCTTCAGTGCCAAAATCTTCCATGGAAGTCCTTGTGGTGGGTGCAAGTGATGACTTCATAGTG gATGCAGAAGGACTTGATGAAACGGGAAGATTTTATGGCGTATCACCAATCTGTGTTGAAGGAGTTGCCCATGACATGATGTTAGATTGTTCCTGGGAGAAAGGTGCAAAAGTTATCCTTTCATGGTTGAATGCTTTAAGCAGATGA
- the LOC110661121 gene encoding mannose-6-phosphate isomerase 1: protein MDAEFNHRYHHAPLLRLRGSVQNYNWGKAGTDSHVARLFAFNSASKIELDKPYAELWMGTHESGPSFLLESGVENGAPIGSQCITLKEWIAKNPNVLGDKVFDKWGSDLPFLFKVLSVAKALSIQAHPDKELAKMLHKLQPDVYKDDNHKPEMALAITEFEVLCGFICLKELKVVLHNIPEIVELVGSTDANQVLHMNEQDGEEKVKSVLRSIFTLLMSASKEMTTKVISKLKNRLHMESQVRQLTDKEQLVLQLEKQYPADIGVISAFFFNYVKLNPGEALYLGANEPHAYLYGDCIECMATSDNVVRAGLTPKHRDVQTLCSMLTYKQGFPEILKGLPLSPYIKRYLPPFDEFEVDSCVLPRGASTMFPAVPGPSIFVITAGEGKMHTGSSKELVTEGDVLFAPANIEISITTASELHLYRAGVNSRFFKIL from the exons ATGGATGCTGAATTCAATCACCGCTATCACCATGCTCCACTTCTGAGACTCAGAGGCTCTGTTCAGAACTATAATTGGGGCAAAGCTGGGACGGATTCCCACGTTGCTAGGCTCTTTGCCTTCAATTCTGCCTCTAAAATTGAACTTGACAAGCCTTATGCCGAGCTTTGGATGGGAACCCACGAGTCTGGACCCTCTTTTTTGTTGGAAAGTGGGGTGGAGAATGGGGCTCCAATTGGGTCTCAGTGTATCACTCTGAAAGAGTGGATTGCTAAGAACCCTAATGTGCTTGGAGATAAGGTTTTTGATAAGTGGGGTTCTGATCTCCCTTTCTTGTTCAAG GTACTTTCTGTGGCAAAAGCATTGTCTATTCAGGCTCATCCTGATAAAGAATTGGCCAAAATGCTGCACAAGTTGCAGCCAGATGTTTACAAGGATGATAACCACAAGCCTGAGATGGCTTTGGCCATAACTGAGTTTGAGGTCCTTTGTGGTTTTATCTGTCTTAAG GAGCTTAAAGTTGTACTTCATAATATTCCTGAAATTGTAGAACTGGTTGGCAGTACAGATGCGAACCAAGTATTGCATATGAATGAGCAGGATGGCGAAGAGAAAGTAAAATCAGTTCTCAGATCAATTTTTACCCTGCTTATGTCAGCTAGCAAAGAGATGACAACTAAAGtaatatcaaaattgaaaaatcgTTTGCACATGGAAAGCCAG GTGAGGCAGTTGACAGATAAGGAACAGCTGGTCTTGCAGTTAGAAAAGCAATATCCAGCCGATATTGGTGTTATATCAGCCTTCTTTTTCAATTATGTGAAGCTTAATCCTGGTGAAGCCTTGTATCTTGGGGCAAATGAGCCCCATGCATATCTATATGGTGACTGCATTGAATGCATGGCAACATCAGACAATGTTGTGCGGGCTGGCCTTACTCCCAAGCATCGGGATGTCCAAACACTCTGTTCCATGCTCACATACAAACAG GGCTTCCCTGAAATCCTGAAAGGATTACCTCTAAGTCCGTATATAAAAAGATACCTCCCACCTTTTGATGAATTTGAGGTTGATAGCTGTGTTCTTCCTAGAGGGGCATCAACAATGTTCCCTGCAGTCCCAGGTCCTTCAATATTTGTGATCACAGCTGGGGAGGGAAAAATGCATACAGGATCATCCAAAGAGCTTGTTACTGAAGGAGATGTCCTGTTTGCACCTGCCAACATTGAGATTAGCATAACAACTGCATCTGAGCTGCATCTGTACAGGGCAGGAGTGAATAGCAGGTTCTTCAAAATCTTGTGA
- the LOC110661122 gene encoding uncharacterized protein LOC110661122 isoform X1, with translation MPNWELKNCCKHDQVVFLVTIGVFSLVILALWRTVLMTPFKLITVFLHEANHAIACKLTCGQVEGIQVHANEGGVTQTRGGVYWLILPAGYLGSSFWGMALILASTNLITARIAAGCLAVALLVVLFVAKNWTLRGLCIGFIIFLAIIWILQEKTKLRILRYIILFIGVMNSLFSVYDIYDDLISRRVHSSDAEKFAELCPCPCNGVGWGIIWGMISFVFLCGSIYLGLVILS, from the exons ATGCCAAATTGGGAACTGAAGAACTGCTGCAAGCACGACCAGGTTGTCTTCCTAGTCACCATCGGTGTCTTCTCCCTTGTTATTCTCGCG CTATGGAGGACTGTGTTAATGACACCTTTTAAGCTCATCACTGTATTTTTGCATGAAGCAAATCATGCAATTGCTTGTAAACTCACTTGTGGTCAG GTGGAAGGGATTCAGGTTCATGCAAATGAAGGTGGAGTGACGCAAACACGTGGTGGTGTATATTGGTTGATCTTGCCTGCTGGAT ATCTTGGTTCATCATTTTGGGGAATGGCTTTGATACTTGCATCCACAAATCTCATTACTGCAAGAATAGCTGCCGGTTGTCTTGCTGTAGCTTTGTTGGTTGTGCTTTTTGTTGCTAAAAAT TGGACACTTCGAGGTCTCTGTATTG GATTCATTATTTTCCTTGCTATTATTTGGATATTGCAAGAAAAAACAAAATTACGGATTCTTCGATACATCATTCTCTTCATTG GAGTGATGAACAGCTTGTTCTCAGTTTATG ATATTTATGATGATCTAATATCTCGAAGAGTCCACTCTAGCGATGCTGAGAAGTTTGCGGAACTTTGCCCCTGTCCTTGTAATGGTGTTGGTTGGGGAATTATCTG gGGAATGATATCATTTGTTTTTCTCTGTGGATCCATATATCTTGGACTTGTGATCTTATCTTGA